From the Sylvia atricapilla isolate bSylAtr1 chromosome 12, bSylAtr1.pri, whole genome shotgun sequence genome, the window tcacagaatatcatGAGTTGGAAGGATCGAGTCCAGTTTTTGGCCTTGCACAGAACAACTCCAAGAAACCCATGATTCCTGTGTCTGacagcattgtccaaacactccttaAGCTCTGTCAGGCTTAGTGCtatgaccacttccctgggaagcctgttccaatacCCAATCACCACTTAGGTTAAGAATAATATCCAGCCTAAGtccttttcctaatatccagcctaagTCCTCCCTGACACAGTTCTATGTCATTCCCTTGGGTCCAGTCACTGGTCACAGAGAGCAGATGCTGCCCCGAGGGAGGAAGGTGCTGCCCTCAGAGCTGAtgagctctgccctcagtctTCTCATCCCCAGGTTGACCAAGCCAagtgtcctcagctgctccttgtatGGCTTCTCTTTTAGACCATTCACCATCTTTGTAGTCTTCTTTGGACACCCTCTGAAAGCTTTATATCCTTATACTGTGGCACCCAACACAGCTTTAGTGGATCCCTGTTCTCTAGAAGGGTCTCCACCAGCTCCTAATGGGTTATCCCTGCTCAGTACTGCAGGATAAACACAGGCAACAGGAAGACACTGGCTGCTAAACCCTGGAGGTATTTGGGATCCCACCAGCAGCCTGGATGAAACTATTTCCTCGCCATGTCCCTACTCACCGTAGAGCCCCATGTTCTTAGCGAAGGACTGCGACAGGACGATGTTGATGCCTTGCTCAATGAAATGCCGCACGGCCCAGGCATCCCGGTTGATGTCCCCACTGGCAAAGCCCTGGTAGGCCATGTCAAAGTACACCAGGAGGTTTCGTTTCTGCCAGCAAAGATGGAAGAGAGTGTCACAGAAGCTGAGCACCCCTCcgaggagcagggcagcaggcTGAGAAAAGCCATGCAGACAGCAGTCTGTCCACCTGCAGCCATTCTCCTCCAGAAAGAGAGCCATTCCCCTTCATTCACCACAGGGAAAGCAGCCCAAAACCTGCAGCTACCCACCACACAtcaaaacagcagctgaagacCCTCCAGTGCATTTATGGGATGTGCAAGTCTGGCCCAGGAAGCAGTAGATTCAAGAGTAATAAAATAGTCTACTTCAATGTCTTCTGTATTATCAGTTTCCAGGAAAATCACCTGGGAACTCTCTAGTTAGCTAGGCAGATACCTAGATGCTCTGCCCCTTAGTCAGAAGAGCTACCCTTCTGTAGGCCACAGAGATCACTTTGATATCTACCAATTCTCAGAACCCTACCAAGGCCAAGTACCTCCAAGCCAAATTTCACTGGCTATAGGCttgatggagcagcaggaaggaggagaagtAGAACCTGTCTCTGTCTATTTCCAGCTGAAGCTTGCAAGGAGACACCAGACATGTGAGAGATGTTCCAGCATTTTTAATACACCAGCACTGGGTGCTCTGCTACAGCAATCACAGCTCACACTTTCAACCCTGCTGCTCTACTTTCAGGTCTCCCTACTCCAGCTTCCTGGGAAGGTGCCAGCAGAAAGCCCAATGGTCAGCTAGAAGCTTTCTGGGTGCATTTGGCTGGCTCCTGTCAGAAACATGACACCCATCCTGCCTTCAGGGAAGGGAATAACCTTTAGTCAAGTGAAAACCAGGTGCCACCCATTAAGGACAGAGATGTAGTTTTCCCAGGAATGGCAGAGTACCCCTGGGACATTGCTTACCTTCACCAGAGCTGCCAACTCCTTCCATTGCTCCTGCCGGGGATCCACTCCAGTGGGGTTGTGAGCACAAGCATGTAGGAGGATGATGCTCTTCTCTGGAATTTTCTAAGGAAGATGTTATAGAGAATGAATCACCAGTGACACCGGAGCACTCTCCTCAACAGATGACACAGTTTAGATAAGCTCTGTGAGGCTTCTAGCCTTGATTAATGCCTTCAGGCATCATAGAATGATAGAATATTCTAAGCTGGAATGGACCCATAAGGAGTTCAACTCCttagccctgcacaggacaaccctGAGATCCACACTATGTCcctgaattattaaaaaactcCTTGAACCCTGGCAGACTTGGTGCCATGACCACTTCTCTCAGGACCCTGtttcagtgcccaaccaccctctgggtgaaaaaccttttcctaatatccagcctaaacttcccctgacacagcttcatgctGCATCATCACATATAGGGTAAAGTAAGATCACCACCCTTTTCCCCACATGATGTCCCTACTTCCAGGCATGGAAGGCAACTCACAGAAATGTCATCCATGGCTCCAGAGAAGTCAAGGCTGCACGTCTTGGGGTCATAGTAGCGATAAGCCTGAAGCTGCATGCCAGCATCACGGAAAATGGGAGTGTGATTGccccaggatggtttgggtaGATACACATCACGGCTGGCTTTGAAGAATCGTTGCTGGTCAACAGAAAGACAGAGTGTTCAAACAGGCTGAATACATTCAAGCTGTTAGAAAACCCTAAAAATTCAGCTCTGGTCAAAATATATCCTTTCCTTCCACTGCTGACCAGGCACTCACCAAAAAGTTGGCTCCAATTCGCAGAGATCCAGTCCCAGAAATACCCTGCACAGTAACATactgcaaggaaagaaaaaaaatatctgagtaGCCATGTTGTGTTACAGGGAGAGCACAGTCACTATgtcagcactggcagcagcacaccAAAACAGGGACAAGGGGCTGGAGGGACCACAGGggtcagcagctccagctccagggcagggagtTGGGCCCCCTGGCAAGGTTAAATCCCCTCCTTGGACAGGGCTGTTTCACCCCAGCCTTCAGAGGAAGTAGTGATCCTTGGGCCCAGCCAGCCCACAACTCAAAAGCATCAATACCCCACCCGTTCTTCCACATTTGCTGAGCACCCACATACCAACCGTGTGTCCTCCCTGCCCCCTGTGTCTGGGCCTCTCCTTACCCGGCCACTCTTGAAAGCCTCACTGTTTTCccccagagccagctctgcagaTGCCCGGGTGAAATCCGCTAGTCCCCCGATGGGCAAGTACTCCTTATCCATCTTCTTGGATGCTATCATGGCCTCTGCCTGGAAGGGAGGACACAAGCTCAGCAAGGAAGACATCACCGTGGAGAGAATGGTGGACAGCTGAAGGTGACTTCTCTGCACATCTGCTTGCTCAAAAGGGGCAAAGGTTGGTTTACAGGAGTTTTTCTGCAGGGCTCATTCCAAGCAAGGGGCAGCAGTAAACATTTCAGATAAAACTGTGCAGCCAGACCCCTCAGTGGGCAACAGCATTGGTACTCTGGAACCAAGGAAACCTGGCACCAGAAGAGAGCACCACTTCCAGCCCATTACAAGCCAATACTGCTTCACAAGAACACACACTTTGCCCAAGCAGGAATTGCCCTGCAGGAAAGCAAGACTTGAGTGCTACTGAGAGGTAGATATTATCTCTACATAGGAGACATCTCCAAACCACGTAGGATAGCAAACCTTTTGCAAGGCCTTGTCATGCTGGGAGTGGCACAGACCCTGGCAGCATTCACATACCACCAGGAAACTGTCCCTGTGACACCATCCAGGCTCCCTGGTTGTGAACCAGctgcacagagagaggaagggcAAGGGATAGCTTTAAACCCCACACTGAGACACATGGCAAAGGCACTCTCCCTGTCAATGCAGCCAATCAATCCATGTGTCAGCTGCCAGCTATTTAACAGCCTATTTCTACGACAGCCCTAAAAGACCCCATAATCCCCTCAAGGGCAATGTCCAcacccagctccctgggctggagTTTTCAACTGGCTTATGGGGAAACCGGTAACATCGGCTCAGCAGAATTTCTAAGACTAATCCACTAAGGGGCCAATGTCAGCTCCTTTCTCCCTTGTGGGGTGCCCTAAAGAACATTGGCCTATTCAAGAAACACCTTGAAGTTCAGAGAACAGGTGCATTGCAGGGCTCATGTAAGTTCCGTGACAAGTTAGTTACCTGAATGGGAACAGGACACGTATTTCCTGTTTTGTCCTGTACTACTTAACGGCTCTGTCATGTCCTCAAAAGCATTAGTCTTGCTAAGGGAGATATCCAGGAACATTGTCCTGCTCTGTTACAGACAAAGCTTATTTAAAGGACCAACAGACAAGTGCTTAGTGACCTTCCCTCTCCCTGACTCCCTCGGGTACCTGGCACCTGGAtctggctgtgctcagcagcagagtgATCTGGCCCAGCTCACCTTGCGAACACAGTTCAGGACGTACGGCTTCCCGTTGTCATCCCGATATGCCCCCACACCCAGGTTCATCTTCTTGGAGTTGGTGTCACGCTTGTAAGCTTCTGTCACCCCCAGGATGGGGTCGGGGGGACCCATCTCCACATGGGACCACCATGAGctaaagggagaaagaagaagcTAAGCATGAGGCTGGAGAACTGGGCAGAGATGTGCACCAACAGAAACTCTCAGGGGAAATGTTATCtttaaaaccactgaaaaaGGTACAAATAGTGTTCAGAGAATtacccaaaaaaccaaatcattTAAGTGACATCATATATTACAGAGTGGGTGAAGAGCCTCAGTTCATTGAGCTGAAGATAACTGACTTTGTGTCAGTGAATTAGCATGTTGAAATGCTCCTGTTTGCCCTATGTGCTAACACCGCAAAGAGCCCAGGAAACTGAAGCCTTGAACTCGTGTGCTCTGGACAAGTGCCCAGAACCTGCATGTGGGATTGCACAGGTTATTCCCCTCCAGGGAACCTTGGCCAGACTCGGGCAATTGCACAGAACACAAATATGGAGTCCCTTCCAAACTACTGGAAAGGCTCTAGTACGTGAAAactaatttgtttttctctcaacACTGGCTGACAAAACAAAGATATTTCCACTCCTTGCCTTACAAACTCGGCCTCCCCATTTGTTGTAGACAGatgctgttttccaggaaatCACAGAGGAGTTTCTTCCTTGTGTGACAAGTGACAAGCTCTGATGTGAAgacccttcccctgctgccaaGCACAAAACCTCCCTGCATTAGGAGCAGCTTTGTGTTTCTCCAACATGAGCAGCcacctgcctctgccctgctggcagcacaccCTGAAGATGGAGAGGCTCTCTTAATGTCAAGGGCAGAGCAGACCATGCTATAAAAAGAAACCTGTTATTTCCTTTGGCCACAGTCTCTGCCCTGTCCCACGTCCAGCCTTTGCAGGCCTGCAGacagtgcaggagcagcagagtggTGTTTTTTAACCTGCCTGGCAGAGGGCTGTGGCTGTCACAGCCCCCTTCTGAAGGCACTGCACCGAGCTCTGAGTGTCCTGACTCACCACAGGCACCTACCCAGGTCCCCCAGCTTAGTGGAGAACAAAGGGTGCAATACAAAGCAGATTGGGTTTATCTCCTGGAGGACAGAACTCAAACCTTGATTGCTGAAGGAGAAGCACACAGAGAGACATATCAGCTTTACTAagctctgcagcccaggaaagGCTACCTCATCTGATAAGATCCTTTCCCAACTTGGGAATGCTGTCCTGGGGCCGGTCCCTGCCCCAGGCAATGCAGGCAGCCCggagccagcccagggccagcCAGAACTCCTGCTGGGTGTACTCAGCATTCTGTAGTGCAGATACACATCTGTGGCACCTGGCGGTCAGCTACTGATCAGCAGAACTCACAAAATCGTCTTTCCTCTCCACTCTGTCCCTGTTTTAGGTCCATTTTGGCCAAGTTTACTCACTACAGAAAAACTTTGCACTGTCCCATGTATGTAGACTCCATCTCATGGAGTCCCAAACATCATTTGCCCTCTTCAGACTAACTGCTCTTCCCATCTGTACACtatttccaaattttaaaaaagtctgtTTCTCCTTTTGACAGGCTTTGAGGAAGAGGTAGAGTCACCTGAGGTAGTTTAAAGATCGAAGAAGTGCTTAATGTTTTTTAGACCACTAACCAGTCTTAATTACCTTTCAAGTATAGGATTAGCTTGGAAAGGAGGATGAGTCAGTCATGCCACCAACACACCCCCTCCAGAGAGGGACAAGGGCTACAGCTGCCGTGGAGGGAGTGACCTGGGGAACCAACCTAAGCAGAACACGTCAAGGGGACTGTCAGAGCAAACTCCTGCTGCAGGCTTTGGACAAACCCCTCCCAATGTGTTCCTGGCAAcggagaggcagggaaggagaggagcagtgTGCAGTAATGTGTCTCTCTGCAGTTTACCTGGTCTAGGATTACTTTGGTAtcaagggctgcaggagcctggcCATCTATTTTAAAGAGCTGCTACTCTGGAGATGGTGACAGCACCTTCTTTCTGCTGGGCTTTCCCCCAAGCAGCTTACAGTATGGGGTATTTAGGTCCCGATCCTGCTAAGGCTTAGGCAGGTCACTGAGTTTTAACATACTGCAATTAATGCTGATCCTGCAGGCATTTACCTAAGCTGCAGCACTCTAGAGAGTTAAGTACCTTTGTTCTGATCCGGTTTTTGTGTTGGCTTAAGGCACCGAAGGGTAAGTTTAGGActtattttcctgttctcagCATGACTGTTTCCAGGCAAAACAAGACACCTCCTCTGGTGTTTCCAGGGAGGTGAGCTTGCAgagagacaggagaaaaaagtcTAGGCTGAGTTGTCCAAACACATCAGGATACCAAAGATCACAGAGGCAAAGCTTTCCAAAAGGGGTTTGGGGAAAAGAGATCTAGTAGGGGTCCAAGGCCACAAACCCTAAGATACTGCTACCACATTACTGTTTTTGTCCCTCCTCTTgccttgtattttattttgagcaATTAAAAGAACATTGGGCTTGAATAAAGGTCAAAGCTATAAACTGCACATCTCTGCCAGGCCAGAGGTATTCAGTGCAGAAAAGTAACCAGAGGTAAACTTAAGCTAGGGTTGACCTACCCGAGGGATACTCCATGTAAGCACATTCTCTAGCTACAGGACTTCAACACAGAAGGCCCAGTCAGAGTTAAGATGCTCATCAGACTGGTATCCAAATAGTCTCAGTACTCTTCAGCCACGCTGGTCTTCTGAGCTGGTTTAATGCACAGCTGCAAGTGCAGTGGGACAGAAAGAGTGGAAAAATGCACCAGGAACTGCATAAATTTGCAACACCTTTCAAAAATATATGTGAAACTTATGCCTCAAGTGCACAGACCTAAGAAGTGCTTTAGGGACTCAAGCCAAGCCCAGGGAGCAAGCATTTACAAGCCCAGTGAAGGTTTCCATTGTGGAGAGGCCAGCCCACGTTCCCTGAGGTAGAGCCACATAAGATACTGGATTTCAGAAGCTTTGCCAAAGCCCCTACAGCAGTTCTGCAagccagagcagagagaggggcCAAAGGCTGTCGGGCTGTACGTAAACCACATCTAtagcaaatatttaaacaagAACAATGCCAACAGGCTGCTGGCTACTACAGAGCCTTTCAAGCCTACAAATTCCTTGCCCCAGTGAGCTTCGGGTAAGCTTTCCAccaagaaaagtatttaaatagcTGTCTTGTGATACATCAGAGCAGCAGACTGAGTTATCACCCTAATTAGCATTTGTGTGTCAACGGAGCAGTTTTAACCATTTCCTATCTCTTTTATCtttattctgctttcagaaagagCATTCTCAGCACATAGTAATGGTAGCAGCTGGGGCATCACATTATATTGCTGAAGATAAGGAAACAGAAACTGCTAATCAGTGCTTGGCTTTCCTTGTTGCATAATAAGCCACAATTCCTGAACAGGAAAATGGGGGTGTGCACAAAGGCTCCTTACTTAGAATCCTTAAAAACCTCTCTTGGGTGACCTCAATGCAATCTAGTAATTTATAGTCTGCTGTATAACAAGcttgagaaaagcaaagcttaTGCCAGCAGGTTCTATATTTTTCACAGCCTGCTGTAGTCCACGAGGACAAAACACAAGTTCTAGACAGCTGCTCTTCTGTCCCTGCTGAGAAGAGCCAGAGGCCTGGCTTAGAAGCAGTAGTGACTGCTAGAAgggggattaaaaaaaacttcactgctttcctgctctgatGGAGACTGGAAACTGTTTCTCAGAGACCTCCCCACTAGTGAGGGCCAGGAATCAAAGGGTTCTGGAGAGAGCAAGGCCTCGTCTAGATCCCTCTGCACACTGCTTCTTGGCCATCTGTTCTCAGTGATGTTCCCAGCCCCATGGCTCTCAGGTCAGCTGTACTTCGAGGAAACTGTTCTGGGCTtttcacacagctccagcagctgtgtAGCATCCTTCTATccaaacctctgctgaccagagaCAGCAGAATCCAGAGCTGCCAGTGCAGGACTGGTCCTCACAGAAACATAGTcactcccaccctgctcctgccagggtTTGTACCCctgagggcacagccagcactaCTCCCATGGATCCTGGGATCCATgagggcacagccagcctcCATGGATCGTGGGGTAACTGCTGCACCG encodes:
- the GOT2 gene encoding aspartate aminotransferase, mitochondrial, whose product is MALLHSRRLLAAPRLAAAASRASSWWSHVEMGPPDPILGVTEAYKRDTNSKKMNLGVGAYRDDNGKPYVLNCVRKAEAMIASKKMDKEYLPIGGLADFTRASAELALGENSEAFKSGRYVTVQGISGTGSLRIGANFLQRFFKASRDVYLPKPSWGNHTPIFRDAGMQLQAYRYYDPKTCSLDFSGAMDDISKIPEKSIILLHACAHNPTGVDPRQEQWKELAALVKKRNLLVYFDMAYQGFASGDINRDAWAVRHFIEQGINIVLSQSFAKNMGLYGERAGAFTVICSDADEAKRVESQLKILIRPMYSNPPVNGARIASMILNTPDLRKEWLTEVKGMADRIISMRTQLVSNLKKEGSSHNWQHITDQIGMFCFTGLKPEQVERLIKEFSVYMTKDGRISVAGVTSGNVGYLAHAIHQVTK